The nucleotide sequence ATATAAGCAAGCAAAAGGTGAATCAGTATGTAATTCACGAAGTCCAACAATCAGCATCCCTGTAttgccaaaaggaaaaatctccCTCAAAAGTCAACTCCCTCCACCTGCTGCAGGCCCACGGGCTCCATGTTGGTAGACACAAAAGCCTTTACCATCAACTGTGGAACACAGGAATGGGGTGGGTGACCTTTGATCTCCTGCCATAAGCCATGACCAAGAGGTGCCCCAGATCTCTCAAGGGAGTTGTGCCACTAAGCCAATCGCtcagaagggaacaggagaagCAAAAATGTAGTAGCTTTTTCCTACTTACGCTCCACCTAAGGGATCAAGAGGCCAAAGATCTGCTGGCCCTCTTCTGTTCCTTGTTATGACCATGCCTTCTTTGGGTGAGATGCCTCCCACAATATAGTAAACTTCAGCAATGATGGGAATGCTAGCCAGTCTGAGAACAGCGGACTGGAAGTCCTCTGCTTCACTCAGGGTCTAATGCAGAACAGAGATGATGGCGAGGTTAAGCACAAAAACAAGCACTGGGACATCTCCAAAAGAATAAAGGTccagtttttctgaaaatggtAATTGACTCAAGTGCTACTTGAAGATATTAATATAGCAATATATCAAACAGGATAAAACAACGCCTGGCACAGGTATTCACCATCTTGGAGTACAGCTGTCTTAACAGGTTACGACAAGTCACAGCTAGCTGAATCACTCCCTAGGAAGGAAGTCTtggcacagcttctccaggacCTTTGGCATTGGAGGTCGCCACCCAAAAGGACCAGAACTGCCTCATTACTAGACAGCACAGGGTCAACATTTACTTTctcctgaaaaatgcatttacttATCAAGTTGGTAAGGTTTCTGTGCAGCTGATTCTAATTTACTAGATGTTTAAGGACAAATGCCACATCTGTGAAATGTAAGAACAACTCAGTGCACTTACATCTCTGACAAGCCAGCTGACAGGGTAATTCCTATTGAGGAAAGCAGCTATAGCATTTTCCCACCATCTACCACcatctggggagaaaaaaataaattattatacATGTAATTAAATACAGCAAGACAAGGTAGGTGCCTATCAGCACAAAGTATCAACATTTTACGGGAGAAATGCCAACAAGGAGCACAACCTTCAGGTGAAATATAAATAGACAACATAATTCCAActgacagccacagcagctAGATTAACACCCCTGCTTTCCAGAAAGCATTTCAGACCTGTCGTGACAGGAGTGATAATAATCACCTCATTACTCACcttactgaaatattaaaacagGAATAACTCcatagaaataataaaacagcttaaaaaaaggTAGTGATAGTGTTCGTATTATTGAGAAAAGTAAGAGAAGTGCAAAAACGAGAAAGCCAAGTTTGTTACTATTTATACACTCACGCTTtgcaaaccacaaaaatatCCATCTGCTTGTCACTTGATAGACCTTTACCCTGATTTATTCATCCTGCTTCCCACCATAGTGCACATGCTCCTTTCCCTCAATTGGCAGTTCAATtggaaagaactgaaaacagcTTTCACTTCAGATAAATCAGCAAGCAGTCAGCAGCAGCCCACGGACAGGACCGCAGCACATGTGAAGCGAACATAGGACATGGAGAGACATAGGACTTGGGTACACACAAGATTTCCTCAATCAGGCCTTTGCACAGATACGATAAACACTTAACACTTGCCTTTAAGCAGAACCAAAAGCAGTTTGCCCCTGTAAGTATCAGCCCTGgacatttcagttttgaaaatattaactGACTACTCTGGAATCAGAAGCAGTGTGCATGCAAACCGTGGAAAGAATTCAGTGAATCCAACAAGGCAGCATTAACCAAGCACACAGGAAGCAAGAGGTGCAAGCGCTCCATAGCGGAACCCCTACTCACAGATAATGCACGGGTGGAACACATTCAGTGGATATTGTTTGCATAGCTAAGGAGTTCTAGAACAGATTgttcaagctcaaaaagaaaagagcttgTCACCATCGCAAGGGAAAAATAAACGTTTTAGATGTTGGCTCTGAGAATATATTATTGCCAGTTCTAACAGTCACCTAATAAAGAACAACAAAGTATCAGCTTCTTAAAAGGaatgaaaggggaaagaagcagaagagaacTTCCCAATCTTTGAGCTGGACATAACCGTCATTATTTGTGAAACTGAAGCCCTGATGAAAAAGGCAGCGacctttccctgccttcccctctgctACAAGTTTTAGTTCTCAGGAGTGACATCTCTCAACTTCACTCCACTATTGATCTCGCTCAACTGCCTTTGCAGTGTCTCCAGGCATTCCCCTCAAGCCCTTCTGCCTTTCCCCTAGATCTGTCTTATGCTTCTCTTGACCTCCTCTCTTTCCAACTGCCTTATGAGCCCAGACAACAATGGAATACAGCAGAACCAGGAAAGGAGCCTTTTCTTTGCTGTCCGAACTGCATCTTATCTCAGGCCCCACCCTGCCACTTCCAATGGTGTCTCTTGACCAGACCACATCTTTTACAGCTTTCCCAAGGCTTTCCTCATCATTTGACTCTTTCAGCTCAGGTGACACTGCTGACCAATACCTACTCCCACACAGCAGCCAAAATCAGGCATGTGTGCTTTCACTCCCTGAGGGGAAGGCAAAGCATTCCACTTCAGATCCTTCCTGGCAACCTTAACCTCATTGCTCCCTCTAAGAGAAAAAGAGCAGGGCAGGCAACAAtcaacaaaaccaacacacaACATCTACTGTGGAAGATACTTCCTTTACCTCGTTCATCTCCGGAGATTGTGAACTTGTGTGGACTTTGCCCAGTCCATAAGCCTACATAACCAAGAAATGTGGTGCCTTGGTATGCTACCTGAAACCAGGAAAGAGAGCAGTTCAGCATTCCAGAACAGAACACTGCTGGAACCTGCAACCCATACATCTTTCTATAGCTTTCATACCTACATTACTGTAAAACACCGTGCTTTCAGTTACAGTAAAATATGCCAAGTAAATTATAAAGGGACTCTAAGGCCTCAAATTCactgcatttcatttgtttgtgATCACTAACTGCTACAAAACTATTGCTCAAGGTAAACTGCCAAGCAACAAACAGCAACTTTTCCATTTACAAAATGAATTAATGaacataaaaaaaacaaaacaaaacaaaaccaacagacTAACCAAGCTGCACTAGCAACTACTTAAGTTCTGGAAATCTGCATCTAAAAACAAACTTATTGGTGACAAAAATTCACAaggtctaaaaaaaaaaaaaaaaagccttagaATTagtacatttccttttttcaacaTCTCTTAGAAATAATGATCTTCATTACTAGATTAAGCTGTTCTACTTTTTCCAGTCCATCACCATAAACTGGATGTCCAGAAAgccaagaaaagcagcattcaTCTCACACTCCAGGAACATAACTGTGTTGCTCTAACAACCCAGTATAGTTGGGATGGCAAACTCATTCCTACATTAAATCTCCCACCTAAGCAGTTGTAGAGCTGTCCCATTCTTCATGGACCATCACCCACCACACCAACCCTGGATCATACCTGCCCACCCTTTATAAACCGCACATCAAGTGTGATCTTGCTCAATATATCAACAAAAGCATAATCCAGGTTCCGGCCGTGGTAAATGTTTCCTTTGTCATCCTGAGCAACAATGCTTGTACAGAACCTGCAAACAGAACAGGGCAAGGAATGGCTGAAGGCACAGCTATGACACTGCTTGCAATACTCTAGCTGAAGGAGCTCAACATTTCAGGAGTAATTGAGCTGATACTCTGCTAAGTGTTTTATTAATGCAACCACACAAAGAGGAGTCCAACACCACACCACAGTCCAGCAATTACAGGGCAGGCAGAAAGCAGCACTTCCGCTCCGGAAAAGTGTCgttatttcatttcacttttctAAGTCATAATGAAAAGCTGACATCTGAAAGCATCCATAAAGTGTCACGCTTcctgcatttaattttgataATTTCACTTCCATTTGGAATCTTTATAATTTTAATCCCAAGTAGAAAAAATCAAGTTAAGTTCCATcaacaaaactgaaaagcattGGTTGTTCAAGTATCAACCAATTCAATAACAGACTATTCTCTAGAACAGAAAGTGTGCTAAAACTCGTGTAACAAGCTCAGTTTCAttaaaacaggctttttttgGTGGAGTATATTGCATTAGCAAGAAATTAActtgttttctctgcagttaGGAGTTGGTCATTTCAGTGAGGCATAACCCTGCCTCTCAAAAATATAGAGGTAAAAAATTCTTCACACAAGTAGAATATTCCCAGTTGATGGGGGTTTCTAGTATCCCAGCCAAGAAATTGAATTTCAGGGACCTTGCTAGGACTAAGTGTGGTAAGTATCCTCTGTGAAAATAGTAAAACAGCCAGCATTTAAATGGACCATAGCCAATATTAGTCCTTACTTAAAAAATGATCCTAAAAAAAGGGACTGAGTACCATACGTtaagacaaaaaacccccaaatgcaAACAAGGGGCCACACGCCTTGATATTTGGTAAAATGTAtatggagaaatattttaggACTCCCGGAGGCAACACCAAGTGTTGATTATTCTCCCGCACCACGTTTCTAGGGCAAAAAGAGACAATGAAACGGAGCACCTTTTTTCACTGAGACTTTGTTTGCTGCCATAAAGTATACTACAGTCATTTTCCACTGTTCAAATCAGGAAGCGATATTATGCAGCTGTTATGAACCTTCATCTAGAAAATTGTTTAGCAGTAACTTTATCTCAGACAAATGAGAGAGCAACTAGTTCTTCTAGCCTCCTTTACGGCAATTTTTAAGTGACAGAGAACATTACAtcattttcaaatataaatgaTCTCAACTACTTTTGGATAGACATACCGTACCAACAAAAATTAACTTTggattttaatacatttatataGATATAAGTACATACACAAAACCATGGCACTTCGATACCACTTGTACTccacaacagaaaacaattGTTTCTCGTTCCATTCAGCATCCAAACTGCCAAAAGAGAATGAAACCTTCCGGCTGAACAGATGAAGTGGTCCCGGAACGGACCGTGCAAGTCACCCGCCACGTGCCTTCCCCCCCGCTGAACTAAAGCTCTACAGCCTCCTGTACGAGACCGTGTGAGTACCCGACACTTACGCAGTGGATTCGTAGGCGAAGTTCAGCAGGATTCCATCTCCGAGACTTACTCCCAGTGCTTTGCACATCCCCGCGATCTCCCCCGCGAAGGGCTGCGGCATGAACAGCTCCAGTTCGGTTGCTATGGGCTGGATGACTTGGTGCACCCATTTCGGCACGCTCTCGCTGCAAGACACAGCCGGGCCGTTAGCCGAGAGCGGGCCGGCGGCTCACACCCGGCACCCCTGCGCTGCTCCGTCAGCCcctcccggcgctgccccgctCGTCCCCCATCCCCGCGGCCACCCCCGCGCCGGGCTGCCCGGCCGCACGCACTCGATGACCCGCCGGACGGCGGCGCGCAGGAAAACGGGGTCGAAGTGCCGCAGCACGGGCAGCCAGCGCTGCTCGGGCGGGCTGTCCAGGCTCACGTTGCAGCGCAGCGgggccgccgcccccgccgccccgcacAGCAGCGCCAGCAGCGCCCACGGCCCGCAGCCCATGGCGCAGGATGGAGCGGCCGCGGCGCCCCGGGGCCAGCCCGCCCTTCCCCGCGCCGCAgggcccgccccggccccgcccgccccgagGCGCCACCGCCGGCCCGCGCGGAGCCTGCAAGCCCGCTCCGTGCCGCGGGACACAGCAACCGCAGCAGCAGGTATACGGGACCGCCTAACGCGTATTGCCCCGGCGCTGCTGCTGGGCCAAACGCAGGAAAGCCGGTCCAACACCGTCGCTTCCACAaccagggcagaggggacaaACCCACCCTTGGCACAGCTGTCAGCACGCTGGCTGACACAGCAAGGCTGTAAACAAGAGGAAAACGGGAAGAGAGGAGACTAGACACTTGTCCTCAACCCCGGGGCTAAAAAATTACCACTCCCCTTTCAGTGTCAGAGGTTATTCGTTTCGGGACACATACACAAGAAGGGAAACTGCTCAGCTGTTCAGCAGAAAAAACGCCCCCAACCAGTACAAGTGGGGCTTATAGATTGtactttccctctccctccctcccctacCTTTGTCTCCAGCACAGGCTCCACACTCCATCCCCACAACACTCCAGCTCCCCCAGCTACACATGTTCCTCTACCTGCGAGCTCACTGCTCCCCTTGCCAAGTACCAATCCCTGCCCTTCTCTCAAGGAGGAACATAAAATTTGAATACAACACTGcaagtagtaaaaaaaaaaaaaatcctacttaGTCCTTCTCTCCCTAAAGCCTAAGTTTTTTTGCTCTAGGAAGCAACATGACAacaaaaacaatacaaaatcaGTACAAGAATTAAAGTTATTACAAATACATATTCAACAAATAGCTAAGTGAATTCCCACATGGGATATTAAGCATTAACCTGGTTTcctaaaaggaaaggaaaaaagcacccCACTAAATGCATTTCCATTACACTGTGCATGTGGCATCTGCTTCTGCACCACAAAGAAATCCATTTCTAACAGACTTTGACAAAGGATGGTGTAAGTAACCCCCTCAAGTTACAAATAATTTATCAACTCCATTAAAACAGGTGGCCAGGGAAGGTACAAAGAACCCATTAATGGTCCCAGCAGAGGTCAAGGCTGAAGCACACATGAAACACCTTGAGGTTTGTCTAAACCTTAGACAAAGAATCCACACATCCACACGATTCTTGCACATACATGCCAAGAGACACCAGAAAGCACACCACTATATGAAAACATCCCTTTTTTCTTTGGCACATGATGCTGTTCTGGTATTTAAATGGCAATAAAACCCCCCATATCCCAATacactaattttatttttgttttctgagtaaGCCACAATGAACTGTTCTTCCCCACAACTCTTCACTTGAGCTTACCTGCATCACAGATGAATTTGGTCTTACTAAACTGGTCAAAGCCAGCTACTCAGACAACAGCTTACTCCATCTGTACTCCCCTAAGTCAGGCACAGATACTATATCAACATGCTTTATAGACTGACCAGAAtcatcttttccctttctgttgcTTAGTCATTAATTGCCTCAAGCAGAATTTTTACCATATGGttgtgtattttaatacttaCACATACAAAACCCACTGTaagtaaattatatttaataaaaatataactgcCTTCTTCCCTAGAATGCTTTAAGACCAAATTTAAATCCTCCAAGGATTAAGGCCTCTGTCCTATAGATGCAGTATCCATCAGCTTGCAAGAGTTCCGTTTGCATTTCCTAACGGACCAGAGCTAAATCCATAAGGCACCACAGTCTTCCTTTCCCTCAGGGTGATGGTGGGTGGAAATGAGCATCTCCAGGGCTATTTCTTCAAGGGTGATGAAGTTCTCTCCAGCATTTATTTTagcagctgttttctctttttcagaagtGCATCTCGAAGAGCAAGCTTCAACATAAAACAAGAGGGCAATATTCAGGTGAGGAGCATAATAACTGAGACAATAGCACTACCACATGAACAAGAAGCCTTTTCAATTTCTTTAACCTCTGATAAAACCACTAAGAGCTCATCAGCTCAAACGGGCAGCTGCAATGCAAATGGTAACAATTACAGTGGCAGAAACACAGGGGTTATTTACCTAAACTCCTGTAGCaggttgaccctggctgggtgTCACGGTACAGTACAGCTAAAGAGCTGAAAATTACCAAAGCCTATACAGAAGATTAGAACAAACTGTTCTTCTACTGACTCATTTCAATCAGAATAGATCAAGACAGTTGCAGTTCAGCTGAGAGGTAAGTGAAAATGGTGTTTTGCAGAAGAGTATTACaaaacttgcttttcaaggGGAAGAAGGAATTTTTACAAGTGCCATTATCACCCTAAAGAGATATTGTTGTGCTTCAAACATGTTTTAGCTAATAAAGGAGCTGCTTCTGGACTATAGCAAGCAGGTCATTTTATCTTACCACCAAAAAAGTGCAGCAGAATGCAGCACCATACAACTATGATCCTCCAGCCCACTCAAAACACTTTCAATTTATGGTTAACAGACTGGTGCTGTAGCCTAACTTCCATGGGGAAAAATGTATGAATAAATGCTGCTCAGCAGTTACAGGTGAATTTAAAACATGAATAAGGACAAAATGCTTcaagatatttttataataaCTGAGCAGAGTATAACTGTAAACAGTGGCTTCCTTAAAGTGCCTGCATTGTTCATTTGCAGCCTATTTGCCACATTCTGAGAGCTGGTTTCACGTTGTCAGCCCTAACTGAGGTGAGGCAGAATGATGCCAAATAAGTATCTACAGAGGATACTAACCCACATCCTCCTGCTCAATCTGAAAAACTTCAGATATTCTCTACTCAGTCTACAAACAATCCCTGTCTTGCCCTTCCTAAGGCAAGAAATTGCAGACAAGTATCATTTGGATAAGGTATATGATCCTGGAAACAACTCAAAGTTTGTTCAAGAAGCGTGTAAACACTTGCATGAAACAGgatctgggaagaaaaaactaGACCACTGGATTATTCTACAAGTTTCCTGGAACATGTTTGGATGAGCTGCATTTAAGAATACCTTATAAAACCCTCAGCTGGCAGAGGCTTCACTACTGAGAACAGCATTAGTGTGGAACTACTGCTAAACTGAAGTGATTTCTTTCTAAACCACAGTTTCAAGTAGCTAATAAATAGCATTTGCATCTGTTTCTCAGGAACATTTGTGACAAGCTACGAGATGACCTGTAGGCCAGGACAATGAGTCTGTAACAGAACAGTAACAAGAGAAAGGTCAGAGACTGGAGAGTGAACCACAATCTGCAAAGTAGGGGCAGGACTCAGGGAAGGCAAGCCATGGGCTTTCTCTGAGCTGCCACAGCAACACCTCAGGCCAGAGGGTAGGCAGCACCACACCTGCACTAGGAGTTCCTGCTCACACTGCCCCATCCATCTCCAGCACGAAACATTACCTGCTTCTCCCTAAAGGAACGCTTGTTCTTGGTCCGGACACTCCGGCTGTATCTCATCATCATGAAGTTcttgttcttttgcttttctttgttggAAGAGCTGGCAAATGGGttaattctggttttctttttcacaaactcttttctgtctgtttttccAGCCTAGAATAGACAGTGCAATAGAGCAACAGGAGGTCATTTTCCTTCCCCTACCGCCACCATCACCAGCCTGATAGTAACACATTCtatggcagcaacaacaaatcTGGGTTCAGGATGTCTGTGTCCATACATGCCTTCTCCCATGCCAGCTGTATTAAGTCACAGGGAAAACTGTCTGTTGGCACGTTCATGGCCACTTGTGACCAAGAGAGGCTGTTTATTTGTTACAGCCAAGATGCAACAGCAAAGAACCAAACAAATAATCTCTCAAAACCCACATGGCAGCTGGGCATCCACCTTAGATATGCAACCCCAGCATTTCC is from Corvus moneduloides isolate bCorMon1 chromosome 5, bCorMon1.pri, whole genome shotgun sequence and encodes:
- the NAAA gene encoding N-acylethanolamine-hydrolyzing acid amidase — translated: MGCGPWALLALLCGAAGAAAPLRCNVSLDSPPEQRWLPVLRHFDPVFLRAAVRRVIDESVPKWVHQVIQPIATELELFMPQPFAGEIAGMCKALGVSLGDGILLNFAYESTAFCTSIVAQDDKGNIYHGRNLDYAFVDILSKITLDVRFIKGGQVAYQGTTFLGYVGLWTGQSPHKFTISGDERDGGRWWENAIAAFLNRNYPVSWLVRDTLSEAEDFQSAVLRLASIPIIAEVYYIVGGISPKEGMVITRNRRGPADLWPLDPLGGAWFRVETNYDHWTTPPPSDDRRTAAIKALNATGQHNINLDTLFKVLSVKPVLNNNTIYTTVMSAAFPDRYQTWLRTEE